Part of the bacterium genome, CCGCCCGAGCGCTTCATCCTGCCCGCGCTGGTGGTCGAAAGCGACAACCCCAAAGCCGTGGAGCAGGAAGAACTGCTGGCCCTGCACCTGCCGGTGGAGCGCGCGGTGCTGTTCAAGACCGCCAACTCGGCCAGCGGGCTGGTGCGAAGCCGCCGCTTCTCGGAAAAATATGTCCACCTGACGGCTGGGGCCGCCCGGCACCTGGCCGAACTGCGCGTGCCGCTGGTGGGACTGGACTACTACTCGGTTGACCCGTTCGACAGCCACGACTACCCGGCGCACCGGGCGCTTCTGACTGCCGGTGCGCTGATCCTGGAGGGGATCGACCTGGCGGCGGCGCCACCCGGCGAGTACACCCTGATCTGCCTTCCGCTCAAGCTGGACGGGGTGGAAGCCTCGCCCGTGCGCGCGGTCCTTCTACGCTGAAAGCCGCTTAATCAGGCAATCTGCCGATTTTCACGTCGATCATCCACCACGGTTTCCATACGATTTTCTAAAGTCTCTCACCCGGCTGACCGATAATCACAACAGGCAAGCCGCAGCGAGCCGCACTCGACGCAGGCCAAGGCGCTGTCGTACCCAGGAAGGGTGCGCACCCAGGCGCAGGCCGCGACGCGGCACAATCTTGCGACCACTTAACAGGACTGGAGCAAAAGCACCGGTTTCCACAGGCAGCAAAAAATAATCGAGCGGGAGCAGGGAACGCCCCCGCACGACTACAGAGCTCCTTAAAGCAAGGATGCTTTTGGATCATCAAGGAGGATGAGATGGCTCTGTCACTGAACACCAACATTTCCGCTATTACCGCCCGCCGTAACCTCATACGGGTGAACGACAAGCTCAAGACGAGCATGGAGCGTCTGTCGAGCGGTCTGCGTATCAACCGCAGCGCCGATGACGCCGCCGGTCTCACCATTGCCGAAAACCTCCACGCGCAAGTCATCGGTCTCGACCGGGCGATCACCAACGCCTCGGACGGAATTTCGCTTATCCAGACCGGCGAGGGCGCGATGAACGAGGGCAACTCCATCCTCCAGCGAATCCGCGAACTCTCGGTGCAGGCCTCCAACGGCACCCTGACCAGCCGCGACCGCCAGGCGATCCAGAACGAGGTCTCGCTGCTGATCGACGAGATCAACCGGATCAGCTCCACCACAACGTTCAACAGCATCAACCTGCTCAACGGCAACAGTTCGGCCCTGGTGAGCACCTCCAACCCCCTGGACATGAACGGGATCGTGGTCGGCGACGTGGCCGACGGCGGTATTTTCTCCGTAGCGATCAACGTGGCCGCCGCCCCGGGTGGGGGACGGATGTTCGGACGTAACCAGTTGCTGGGTTCCGGTATCATGACCCGGGTGGATGACAAGGGCAACGTGTATGACGCCACGGCTGATACCA contains:
- a CDS encoding cyclase family protein, which produces PPERFILPALVVESDNPKAVEQEELLALHLPVERAVLFKTANSASGLVRSRRFSEKYVHLTAGAARHLAELRVPLVGLDYYSVDPFDSHDYPAHRALLTAGALILEGIDLAAAPPGEYTLICLPLKLDGVEASPVRAVLLR